The nucleotide sequence TCCTTTGAGTATTGGAAACAGAGGAAAGTTAATTGGGGGGTTATTGGCAACACGGGTGATGGAAGAGCTGAGAAGCCAAACCGTGGTGGTGAGGAGCCCCAAGATCGGCCACAGCAGGAAGCCACTGCCACCCTTCGGCAAGAGAGATGAAGGGAGAGGCGGTGTTGCCAGcacaccctcccccacctgcGGAAGCAGAGCGTGGTACAACAGAGTAGAATTTGTTGGAGCCACAGAGGAGACTCAGCCACTGTGGCAATGCCCCCCCTAGACAAATATCAAAGgggctctctcttcctcccatccTTTAACCTCCTCCCAGTACCTCCTATCTGTGGAGTGGAGCCAGAACCAGCTGACTTAATGGAATCAGAGCCCTGCATTATAGAGCCtagtgggggaagggggtagaATGGATCTGAGGGCAAAATGGCCCTAGCCTGGAATAATATCCAATGACATTTTGTAATCATGAAAACCCAACTGGCATAAATGGTTTTGAGAACAAACCCAACTGATGTTTGGCAAGTCGACAGCTCAGTGGGTTGGTGAGAGCAGAAGGTGTGGATTCCAGCAAGGGCTCTGCTAGCCAAAGGGATCGATTGACGTATAACAGCAGAAATGCCGCTGAACTGCATGAGCTGGTTACACGGAGATTAGTTACGAAAGTACCTACTATGAATGGTGATAAAATCTGTCTTCTCAAGCTGTGTGCAGAGCTGAAACTTTCACTATAACCTTGGGCTACAGTGACTGGGGAGTGATGCCACCAATCAGGAGCACTGGCTGCCTGGCCATCTAGGAACTTTAGAAAGAGGGCACACCCTTGCACCCACGGCGCCTTCCCAATATCCTGCAGGATAGGGGTGGCTCTCTTTGATTTTCTGATGAGGAAAAAACCAGTCCCAGGGATTACCCCCAAGTTCTAGCCTCTAGGAGTCAGCTTGGATGAAATAGGCAGCGGGATTGAGGCAGGCACTGGCCTTAGATTTCAAATTCTGGTCTTCCACCAGCAAATCACAGTGCTGGGCTCAAGGAAGGTGCTGGAGTGTGATACCTGCTGCAGGCTGCCAAGGGCTCTCCACCTTCAGGCCTCCTGCACAGAGACATTGTCCTTCCTCTAATAATTAACAACCATGGTGTCCGATTGCCTGCCAATTTATTATATAAGTACTTGAACAAAGCAGCtgaattttatatcaattatGTCACTAGGTCTACTCAAATAGAGAGTCAGCATCAAGGTACCCAAGAAGCATCTGATTTAACGTCACCTAGCAAACGGAGCTCTCAGAAGTACATGATAGAAGGGCTGACTGAAAAATCGTCTCAGATTGTGGACCCTTGGGAGAggttgtttaagattttaaatgttGTTGGAAGAAGAAACTGTGGTGATATTTTGCATAGAATGAAGGATCTCTGCAGATACATGAACAACTTGGATAACGAAGCTcatgcaaaatataaaaaccaagTGGTTTATTCCACTATGTTGGTCTTCTTTAAGAATGCATTCCAGTATGTCAACAGCATACAACCATCTCTATCCCAAGGTCCTAATGCCCCAAGCCAAGTTCCACTGGTTCTTCTTGAGGATGTATCAAATGTGTATGGTGATGTAGAAATTGATCGTAACaaacaagtacataaaaagaggaaactagctgagggaagagaaaaaaccATGAGTTCAGACGAACGAAGACTGTTCAGCAAAAGGAAGGAATCGTCACATCGTAGTCAATAAAGCAGAGCTTGCTAACTCCATTGAAGTGCTCGAGAGCTTTAAGCTAGCCAGGGAGAGCTGGGAGTCGCTCTACTCCCTGGAATTCCTTGACAAGGAATTTACAAGAATTTGTTTGGCCTGGAAGACAGATACTTGGCTTTGGTTAAGAATCTTCCTCACTGATATGATCATCTATCAGGGTCAATATAAAAAAGCAATAGCCAGCCTGCATCATCTAGCAGCTCTCCAGGGGTCGCTTCCTCAGCCGCAGATCACAGGACAGGGGACCCTGGAGCATCAGAGGGCGCTCATCCAGCTAGCGACCTGCCACTTTTCTCTAGGGGAGTACAGAATGACATGTGAACAAGTCCTTGATTTGATGTGCTACATGATACTCCCCATTCAAGATGGAGGCAGATCACAGGAGGAACCctcaaaaataaaacccaaatttaGAAAAGGTTCAGATCTGAAGTTGCTGCCTTGTACCGGCAAGGCTATCATGCCGTTCTGCCTGCCTCTAATGCTGGCTTGCTTTAAGCTCCGAGCTTTCGTGGACAGCAGGGACGACATGGCGCTGGGCCACGTGATTGTCTTGCTTCAGCAAGAGTGGCCACGGGGAGAGAATCTTTTCTTGAAAGCTGTCAGTAAGATTTGCCAACAAGGAAATTTCCAATATGAGAATTTTTTCAACTATGTTACAAATACCGATACGCTGGAGGAATTCGCCTACTTAAGGACTCAGGAAGGTGGGAAAATTCATCTGGAATTACTGCCCAATCAAGGAAGGCTGATCAAGCACCACACGGTCACTCGGGGCATCACCAAGGGCGTGAAGGAGGACTTCCACCTGGCCATGGAGCGCCGGGTGTCCCGCTGTGGTGAGAACCTGATGGTCGTGCTGCACAGGTTCTGCATCAGCGAGAAGATCTTGCTCCTTCAGACTCTGGCCTGACCGGAGCCCTTTCCGCCAGAGGAAAGGCAGCTCCGAGCCGTGGGATTTTTTGTGAAGACATAAAGCATTCATAAATGTTGCCGTTACCGCtcttagaaagaagaaaaccttCTGAGTTCCAACTCCTTGGTTGCTTAAAAGTAGTTCCCAAGAGCCTGAGAcgctatttctatttttcagagtcattttttgtaatttttgtaaaacaaaagaaccttttattttgtaaataaaaatcatcctaagtttggggctttaaaaaaaaaaaaagataaggttcCCCTGcgcctctcccccaactccttCCAACAGTCAGCCGGGTCTACACCCTGCTCTAGCGTAGACCCATGTTCAGGGTAGAAGATGCGGCCTGCAGGCCACGCAGCCCACCCAGGGGCCAGGACACCCAGGCCAAGGCCAAGGATCGGTAGCTAAGAACCTACCACTCAGGACGCACGGGCCGAGAGCTTTATGCACAGTGTCTCCAATGGTGGCCTCTCAGACCACCAACCATGCCCAGTTTCCAGGGGGCAGTCAGAGAGGTGAGGAGACCTGCCCACGGTCACCCACTTCGCAGGTGGAGGAAGCAGGATTCAACCTCAGCCTGCCCTCCGCCCGCTTTCTgggctccttctcccctccccaccctcagcctctCTCTTTCCTGTTGTTTGGTTCAAAAGACTGCTCACGGTGCCCCCTTCAGAACCAAACCCTTCCCctgtcctcctcccccttcctgcaTCAGCCCCCTTCTCCCGGGCCCCCCTCTGCTGGGCCCCTCACGGCCACTCCAGGGCAGCCAGGTGGTCCCACAGGTTCAGTGGCACCGAGGACTTATGACTGTCTTTAGCCACAGCATTTGCCTCACCAAGGACCCCAGCAGCTCTACTCAAAGCTTTTCCTCCTGCCTGAAATTCCACCATGAGTGCACCTTTGGGTCCGGATACAGTTCGGTCATAAGTCCTGTGTTACAAAGGCAGACACTACTGGGTGCAGGAGCCGTGGAACCCCAGAGAGGGGTTGgccacctggggtggggggggagaacgCGGGCTGAATTCCATCCCAGAAGGGGCCGTCCCCCCTCTCTCTGGGGAGAGCGTCCCCTGGCCTCAACTAAAGGATCTCTGCcgctcccccatcccccatcccactACCACCTCTGCACAAAGCCAACCAGGCAGAGATGGTTCTCCCCGTTTCACAGcaggggacactgaggctcaccGAAGGAAGGGCCTCACACACGGTTGCAGGGTGAGAAGGGGATTCAACCGCACGAGTGCTGCTGCCATGTCCCCTGTAACCCTTGACCCCCCCTTCTCTCCTTCAAGTCCCCTCTGGGGAGGTCCAGGTGCTGGGGACTTGGTGTCAGAAGAACCaggttcagatcccagctttgGGATTCCCAGTCATCACGTGTGATGTCAGTTGGTCCCATCAGCACCTCACCATCCTCACCAAAGCCCCTATTTCCCAGGGTGTGCAGGTGAGGGGGGACCCCTGGGAAGGGCGTGTGGCAGGCACTTGGCAGGGTAAGCTGCTAAGGGCCTGAGAGCCCTGGGCAGccgccggggtgggggtggggtggggagaggaggaaggcagagtTGGTGGCAGGAGGGGGCATGTGGCTGATTCACAACCTTCCCCTGGTTCTTGGGGCCCCCAGCAGATTCCCACCACCCAGTCCCACCAAGGCCCCGCTGGGAGAGGCCCTGACTCTCCTGGCTGCTAGGGGCTGTCCCCAGCAGAGGGCTGCCTGAGCCTGGGTCCCAGGCTGCAGGACGGGGCACGCTGGGGAGATCACCGGCCACAGCACATCCTCCCTGAGACGCTGGTCAGCCCAGCGGCCTCTCGTGTTCCTCTGGGGCCTGGAAAATCTTGCCCATAAGATGCTGTCCCCCCTCAGCATCCAGGGGCCcctcaaaggaagaaagaaaaccccaaactGCAGCCCCCTTTGGCTCATAAAACCATCTTTCTCTGAGTCTTTCGGTGGAATAATCTATTTTTAGCATCAAAGAGCTCTGCCAGGGGCCTAGACCTGCTGAGGGACAGCTTTGTGTGACCACAAAGGGGCGGGAGGCGGGCACTCCTCAacgggtggggtgggagggtggcaggAAGGGTGCCCCCCATCCGCAGGGCTGGCTGAGGGGGGCCCTCGGAGGGCCGCAGGCTGGGCACCAACTTTCCATTCAGCGAACTTGTCTGCGCTGGTCCTGTACCCTGTCCCCCGTTCCCTCTCGCGCTTTCTCCCCACAAACCTGGTAAGAGCAACTGTAACAATAATCATAAACTAgcgcttaccatgtgccaggcattcttccAAGAAGCTTCTGtaaattaattcacttaatttaCAGTAATCTGACCATTGAACAGATAAGGATCTTGAGACTCAGAGGGGTTCACTGACTTGTTCAGGTTCAGCTCAGAGGAgtggaaccaggatttgaaccccaaCAGCCCATTTTACCATGATTTagtctcattttacagctgagcaGAAGAGACTCAGAGAAACGGATGAACTTTCTCCAAATAACCTGGATATGAAATGGTAAGGTCAGGGCTCATGACCAGGCTCCCCGACCCCGGGCCCTTGCCTCTGGACACCCGGGACCTTGGTTACTCCTCCAAcaaatggggtgtgtgtgtgtgtggggggggtactCCCATTGTactgagaaggaaactgaggcccacagaccGTTCTGTGCTTACAGAGTTGGAAGAGGTGGAATTGGAATTCCAGaagctttttctccctccccacccccctgtctcccaccctacccccagcccccagcccccagcccctgatgCTCTCCTTGAGGGGGCTGGGCCCCAGGGGAAGCCAGGATCAGGTTGTAATGTTTAAAAACTGATTTGGTCTTTAATGTTATTTCCATCCTCTCTCTATCttgctcccttcctctctccctctctcgatCATAATGACCCCGTTTGCAGGGGTGTGCCGGCCAGCAAATTTGCTGACCCAGGCAAAAGGAAGGGGGGGTGTCATTATGTGGTTGGGAAATGGTGGGGCATTTCGTATGCCACCGATCTAGCATCCCAGGAATTTCAGCAACCCTCAAGGAAATTAGAGAATTAGCTACCATCCAGGGCTGTGGCTTCCTTGttgatgtgtgtgtgcattttcttAACTTCAGCCTAGGGCGTTTTGAGCATCTGTACGTAAGAGGCAGCGTTGCAGAAAGAGGGGCTTTCTGAGGTAAGGAGAAAGCCCCTCTAGGCAGTGAGGCTACAGGCTGAGGCTGACACTTGGGGAAACCAGGCTCCAAAAGGGGCAGGAACTTGCCTTAGGCCACATAGCTAGGGCCAAAGATCTACATCAAGTGACTCACAGCCTGATGCTCTTTCTGTGATGTCAGACTCCGCAAGTAACTTGCTGTGTAAAATCAGAcaagttctttttcttccctgggTCATTTCTCCTCAtcggtggagggagggggtgagaTAATTGTCCTCGTTTCAGTTCCCCTAAACACAGACCCTGAGTCTCGGGAATACGTGTAAGCAGTGTATATGGgaagtgatcccaggaagcagggatgagggagggaaagtgacacagggaaggggaggcagcCCATCCACACAAGGTGCAAGAGCAAGCAGCCACTCTGAGCACCTGGGGGTCCTCTGAGGACATGGCTGGAATAGCATGAGGAGCCGCTacgcgggggtgggggagctgggtTGTGAATCCACCAACTCTAATCTCTCATTGGTTGAGGGTTGTTCTGTGAACAGTGACTCTCCACCAATTCTCGCTTCTTCCCCTGGGCAAAGTTCACTCAAGGCCAGAAAACATCTTCAAGCCAACCTGTCCTGTGGGGGTACTATCTATTCAGACTGGATAGATGATTTCTAAGGCATCTCTCAGTGCTTATAGGCAAGGATTCACTGTTTCACATGCTGTACCTTAATTCATATCTGCTCTCAACCCTTCTAAACTTCCATGATATCAGGGAAAGTTGGTGGGGTTCCGAATCACTCCCTCACCCGCTTGTCCCAGGGCCTGAGATTCCATGGTTCAGCTGTTAGCCCTTGGTTTTTAAATAGTGTCTGGTGGAACCCCGACTAGGCAATACCTTGGGGTGCCCCCGAGGAAGGATGTATCAAGGATTAGGCTGAATGGGGGAAAGGGGAGTCTGTTCTCTCCACCATTTCCACCAGAGAAGACTGCTTtgtctatctttttatttttattttcgcttttatttttttcttcaaagttatAAATACTTATAGTTTAAACAGTCAAATGTTTCTAAAAGACTTTTCCTTCCCACTCCTTAGAGAAACCACTTCCAACTCCTTTAGCTATTTCTTTTAGTATTTACTCTATTTCTCAAAAAAACCCATGCTAACCAAGCTCATCGTGATTTTTCAGTTCTAGGCCTTACCTGTTGACCTTCCACCAGGGAAGAGGATTTGGCTCCCTTCTCTCTGGCCCTCTCTTTACCATGCACCCTTTCCAACCTCCCAGGATAGTTATTTTAGTTAGCTTAATTGTTACTATTTGCCTTTTTACAACTGGATAAATGCTTTTTTCACAGCTGAGTCATATGTATGTTTTGATTACATTTCCTTGCTTGTACagctttttgttttccctggagtTGCAATTTGTTTAGCTTttcatttgcataattttctGTGTACTTACCACTGATTCATCCCCAAACTCTCCATGAGTTGTCCAAATCTCCTACTAGGAAATTCAATAACaggtattttgtttattttgatttttgaagtCCTCTTTTCTGGAACCCCCTACCTGCTCTAGTCTGGACTGGTTGCTCTCTAGCCTGCTGCTCAGCTGTCAACCTAGGACCTTCTTTCCCTCTTATCTCAtctttcactctcattctctttgCCCCTCTTACACTGGAGTCTTTGTTTcctggattctttctctttcttggtttactcCCTTTGATGGAGAACATCTTCTGGTAGCTTCCTGAGAAAAGGTACATGGGAGGTAGATTTATTTGTGAGCTTGTTACATTTGATTATAATTTCAGTCAGACTTTATGGGTAGTTTGAAATCATGTTTGAAATaacttttccttttcagagatatttttccattgtctttttgcttttagtGCTGCTATTCATAAGTCTGATGACATTCTAATCTCTGAAAATAGcctattatttctctctctgaaagTTTTGAAGATATTCTCTTTGTCCCAGGTGTTCTGAAATTCTACAATAAGGTGCCTTTGTGTGGTTCTATTTTCATCCATTGTTCCGGACGTTTAACCAGCCCTGTGGTCGGAACATTCATGGTGATCATTCCCAGGTAGTTTGCATGGatttttctttgatcattttttctctttctttttcactgttctctctttttgttgagctttctaaaattctaaattatttaagattctaataccttttaaaattcttatttcttattttctatttctttgtgttttttttttatattttacagattttatttatttgacagagagagacacagcgagagagggaacacaagcagggggagtgggggagggagaagcaggcttcccgccgagcagggagcctgatgcaggactcgatcccaggaccctgggatcatgacctgagctgaagacatacgcttaacgactgagccacccaggcgcccctgtgttgtgtttttttagtcttttgggggaagataactttttctttcagtgtttctaTTGAGTTTCTCATTTCTGTTATAGTAATTTGAATTTGTACTTTTTGGGTTCTAATGATTACATTTCATAACTGTCTAAATGCAGTACCTTCTCTTATCTCTCTGAGGATATTAatgatagaattttttaaaaaagatttaatctCCCTGCCTAGTGTGCTTCctttaagttacttttttttttttttttttttgcctgtcaaatgatcctttattgaaacattttcctcttcctttgtaGTTCTTAACTAACTGGGCATTCCACTGTACCACTattgatgtcatctatgatgtcatgagggtggtggCCATCAACATTCCAGAGcacagactgggcagtccccaggatttctttaatggttccagagagttctctggctaaAGATCGGTGTTGCATCTGTCgggcaatattgacaatctcatcaaaagtgatatttccactgtgcttaatgtttttctgcttctttctgtctcttggtggttccttgagggctttgataatcagggcagaggcagaaggtaccacttcaatctgggcccgtctgttctgaatggtcagtttcactgtaatccttagacccttccaatcaccgGTTGCCTTGGCGATGTCATCACCAAACTTTTTAGGAGACAGGTCCAGAGGGCAGATCGTTGGGGCTAGGGCAGACGTGGCACCAACTTCACCACCGGTGCACCTCAAGTTGAACTTAGGCAGCATGGCAGAGGTGGCTTGTCTTTCCTAGTAGAGGCTTTCTTCATATGGCTGATGATCCTTGTCTATATGCTTTATTTAATAGTGGGGAAACTCTGATGGGAAGCTCTGTAGAATTGTGTGGGACTGCCTGACTCTAGATTTCATATAGAGGGAGTCTGGCTTGATCATTTCCTTGTTTAGTGTTTTTGGATCTTTCCCCTTAGACTGCTGAGATTCTGTGGGGTAGACACTTCTAATGTGCTTGGAGGGTATTGGAGCGGCTGCCAGTGTTCTGGGGCAAGAGGGTCCTAAATGCGTATATATTATGTTCACTTGATCCTTCATTTTCAGTGTGGTAGCTTCTGCCTTTTATGTGGCTGGTCCCTTCCTGTCCAGAGATcctctgcttttttctctctccaaaaaataaGCCTCAACTATTCCactggggtgagggagaggatTTGAGGGTCTAACTACTTCCTACAGGTTTTCAAATAGTCCTACTGTTCTCAGTCCCTTCCTTACCCCCATTTCCAGACACATGTTTTGTGCCCAATCCCTGGTTCTTTGGCTGTTTTGCCGTGTAAGAAGCTGAGCTGCTCCCTGGCTTTCCCCAGAGCTCTGTCTATGGGGAATTCAGGTCTCTTGGGTCTGCCAAGTCAGTGACTTCTCACACAGATGCTTTCCAGATTCCTACACTCTcttgttatctttttttcctgttctctttgaCCTTGTAGGCTCAGGCCTAAAAAACCTTCAAAGCCAAAAAACGCACAACTACCAGCCAACCAACAACAACACTCTATACCTAGGAAGCAGAGGTAAATGCATATTTTCATCCActcctttctgttttctaacTCGTGGGGAAGATTTTGCTTGGAGTATCTTGTTTGTATTTGGGAagactcaatttttaaaagcGGCAAATACTCCCCAAACTCACTTATAAATTATAGTAACAAATCTcatccaaccccccccccaagatttttttttaacagaacttGAAAAACTGTTTCTAGAGCtcatgtagaaaaataaatggcCAGGAAAAGCCGAGATGATTCTGTAAAGAGGAACAAGAAGGGGAGGGTCGCTCTGCCAAACACCAGGATCTAGGATGTTATGGTCATGAAGTCAGAGAGGCACCAGCACAAGACTGCACAACTGGCCTCTGAGTcaaaataaagaacccagaaactGATGCCCTATAAGAGTGCATCAGTCAGGATCCTGCAGGAGATGGATGGTACCCTCAAAGGTCTAACCGAGGGGCCTCAATGAAGCAGCTTTTTACGGACGTGTGGGCAGGATTAAGGGAGCCAGCCTGGGATGCCAATACACCCAGATTCTAGCAGCCGTGGGAAGCCGTCTTCCAGCCTGAAGGGACCAGGGTGGGGAGATGGTACGGGAACTCAACGTCCCTAGTAGAGGGGATGATTCAGGGAAGGAATGCAGACACTTCCCAAACCCTGGCTGACCGGGGAAGGAACACTCCTGACGGTGCCTCCCGCTGGCTGAGCCCCATAGGGGCCGGGAAGCCAGAGGGCACAGAGCCCA is from Zalophus californianus isolate mZalCal1 chromosome 4, mZalCal1.pri.v2, whole genome shotgun sequence and encodes:
- the LOC113926966 gene encoding LOW QUALITY PROTEIN: integrator complex subunit 10-like (The sequence of the model RefSeq protein was modified relative to this genomic sequence to represent the inferred CDS: deleted 1 base in 1 codon): MEELRSQTVVVRSPKIGHSRKPLPPFGLLHRDIVLPLIINNHGVRLPANLLYKYLNKAAEFYINYVTRSTQIESQHQGTQEASDLTSPSKRSSQKYMIEGLTEKSSQIVDPWERLFKILNVVGRRNCGDILHRMKDLCRYMNNLDNEAHAKYKNQVVYSTMLVFFKNAFQYVNSIQPSLSQGPNAPSQVPLVLLEDVSNVYGDVEIDRNKQVHKKRKLAEGREKTMSSDEEDCSAKGRNRHIVVNKAELANSIEVLESFKLARESWESLYSLEFLDKEFTRICLAWKTDTWLWLRIFLTDMIIYQGQYKKAIASLHHLAALQGSLPQPQITGQGTLEHQRALIQLATCHFSLGEYRMTCEQVLDLMCYMILPIQDGGRSQEEPSKIKPKFRKGSDLKLLPCTGKAIMPFCLPLMLACFKLRAFVDSRDDMALGHVIVLLQQEWPRGENLFLKAVSKICQQGNFQYENFFNYVTNTDTLEEFAYLRTQEGGKIHLELLPNQGRLIKHHTVTRGITKGVKEDFHLAMERRVSRCGENLMVVLHRFCISEKILLLQTLA